One region of Agrobacterium tumefaciens genomic DNA includes:
- a CDS encoding sugar phosphate isomerase/epimerase family protein, translating to MKTIKGPAIFLAQFVGDKAPFDTLDNLGQWAASLGYKGIQVPTDPKLFDLEKAAASKAYCDDIKGRLAETGIEITELSTHIQGQLVAVHPAYDEMFDGFAPAELRGKPQARQEWAVNQLKCAAKASQHLGLKSHASFSGALAWPFIYPWPQRPAGLVEMAFAELGKRWTPILDAFEENGVDLCYELHPGEDLHDGITFERFLEATGNHSRANILYDPSHFVLQAMDYLDFIDIYHERIRAFHVKDAEFNPTGRSGVYGGYQGWVDRPGRFRSLGDGHVDFGAVFSKLTQYDFDGWAVLEWECALKHPEDGAREGAGFIENHIIRVTERAFDDFAKSGADDAANRRLLGL from the coding sequence ATGAAGACGATCAAAGGCCCGGCGATTTTCCTCGCGCAATTTGTCGGGGACAAGGCACCCTTCGACACGCTCGACAATCTCGGCCAATGGGCGGCTTCCCTTGGTTACAAAGGCATTCAGGTGCCGACCGATCCCAAGCTCTTCGATCTTGAGAAAGCTGCCGCTTCCAAGGCTTATTGCGATGATATCAAGGGACGTCTGGCCGAGACAGGCATCGAGATCACCGAGCTTTCAACCCATATTCAGGGCCAGCTCGTCGCTGTTCATCCTGCCTATGACGAGATGTTCGACGGTTTTGCGCCCGCCGAACTGCGCGGGAAACCGCAGGCGCGTCAGGAATGGGCGGTCAACCAGCTGAAGTGCGCGGCGAAAGCCTCGCAGCATCTGGGCCTCAAGAGCCATGCGAGTTTTTCCGGCGCGCTGGCGTGGCCTTTCATTTATCCCTGGCCGCAGCGCCCCGCAGGTCTTGTCGAAATGGCCTTTGCTGAACTCGGCAAGCGCTGGACGCCCATTCTCGATGCATTCGAGGAGAATGGCGTCGATCTGTGCTACGAGCTGCATCCCGGCGAAGACCTGCATGACGGCATTACCTTCGAGCGTTTTCTCGAAGCCACCGGCAATCATTCGCGCGCCAACATCCTTTATGATCCCTCGCACTTCGTGCTTCAGGCGATGGACTATCTTGATTTCATCGATATCTACCACGAGCGCATCCGGGCCTTTCACGTCAAGGATGCCGAGTTCAATCCGACCGGCCGGTCCGGCGTCTATGGCGGTTATCAAGGCTGGGTCGACCGGCCGGGGCGCTTTCGCTCACTCGGCGACGGGCATGTCGATTTCGGCGCGGTGTTTTCCAAGCTCACCCAATATGATTTCGACGGATGGGCCGTGCTGGAATGGGAATGCGCGCTGAAACACCCGGAGGACGGGGCGCGTGAAGGTGCCGGCTTCATTGAAAATCACATCATCCGCGTGACTGAGCGGGCTTTCGACGATTTCGCCAAAAGCGGCGCCGATGATGCCGCCAACCGTCGCCTTCTCGGGCTTTGA